A window of the Streptomyces finlayi genome harbors these coding sequences:
- a CDS encoding protein kinase domain-containing protein, with product MNSDGPYEPPEGALNSLNPGPLSLVLNRRGSTVWEVKTELGPYAVKVGYASRTHAWTALAPAREAAILRQLSRERILSGEWERGTWSAQPWRKGDSLYELWEPHRFENASTAPDVGEALSCAVALAALHEKGWVHGDVQPAHFILGRTAESFLIDLALARGGAVPRGYDFPYRGCLVHYEAPEISASVLESGTATPTREADVYALGASLFISATGWRHVDYPDDASREDQRRAIVAGPHRPVDVPGVLGSLIPHMLSRSPTDRPSSAEVCETLSAAL from the coding sequence ATGAATTCCGATGGACCGTACGAGCCGCCCGAGGGTGCACTGAATTCCCTCAACCCCGGCCCTTTGAGCCTCGTTCTCAACCGGCGCGGATCCACTGTGTGGGAGGTGAAAACAGAGCTTGGCCCCTACGCCGTGAAAGTTGGCTACGCCAGTAGGACTCACGCCTGGACGGCTCTTGCGCCTGCCCGAGAAGCCGCCATTCTCCGGCAGTTGAGCCGTGAGCGGATTCTCAGCGGGGAATGGGAGCGAGGCACGTGGAGCGCTCAGCCATGGCGGAAGGGCGACAGCCTATACGAGCTGTGGGAACCGCATCGGTTCGAGAATGCGTCGACGGCGCCGGACGTCGGCGAGGCCCTTTCGTGTGCCGTCGCCCTCGCTGCGCTGCATGAAAAGGGGTGGGTGCACGGGGATGTTCAACCCGCCCATTTCATCCTCGGACGGACGGCCGAATCATTCTTGATTGATCTCGCCCTCGCCCGGGGCGGGGCAGTTCCCCGAGGATATGACTTCCCGTACCGGGGGTGTCTCGTCCACTACGAGGCGCCGGAAATCTCGGCGAGCGTCCTGGAATCCGGCACGGCGACGCCAACGCGTGAGGCGGACGTCTACGCGCTCGGGGCTTCACTGTTCATCAGCGCGACCGGGTGGCGGCACGTCGACTATCCGGACGACGCGTCCCGCGAGGATCAGCGGCGAGCCATCGTGGCGGGCCCTCACCGCCCCGTGGACGTGCCCGGAGTGCTGGGCTCCCTCATCCCCCACATGCTCAGTCGTTCGCCCACTGACCGGCCGTCGAGCGCCGAGGTGTGCGAGACCCTGAGCGCTGCCCTGTAG
- a CDS encoding glycine-rich domain-containing protein: MTAISNDLRTGRALVDSELFDSIAEFTMVHFGYDKEKAERATDQAITFLATVATATVKMVPSDDVDGALHSFILHTADYREFCEKYAGRFLEHNPRPGGGGRVPAEVQATAHAIKAAGFMVMDDLWTVNGENAAQCDSDCGRDYRNV; the protein is encoded by the coding sequence ATGACGGCTATCAGTAACGACCTTCGGACCGGCCGCGCGCTGGTCGATTCAGAACTTTTCGACAGCATCGCGGAATTCACCATGGTGCACTTCGGGTACGACAAGGAGAAGGCGGAACGCGCAACCGATCAGGCCATCACTTTCCTCGCCACGGTCGCCACGGCCACGGTGAAGATGGTTCCAAGCGACGACGTCGACGGCGCGCTTCACTCGTTCATCCTGCACACCGCTGACTACCGCGAGTTCTGCGAGAAGTACGCGGGCCGCTTCCTGGAACACAACCCGCGCCCCGGCGGTGGTGGTCGAGTGCCGGCCGAGGTGCAGGCGACCGCCCACGCGATCAAGGCCGCCGGCTTCATGGTCATGGACGACCTGTGGACCGTGAACGGCGAGAACGCGGCGCAGTGTGACTCCGACTGCGGGCGCGACTACCGCAATGTCTGA
- a CDS encoding tetratricopeptide repeat protein, whose translation MATPEPNEGLERLYRETGWTLRQFAQEINRLGTERGTPLRYREPSVHQWLKGHKPREDVRPLILEALARRLRRPVTAGEAGLPPAAGDQQADHPSTVEGLLDLGRQDMDPSRRSILGVGLFSVALTIPNWPDVIGRMQAVQKGHVQRIGMTDVQTVAAMTERISDLDDQFGGRTARPMAAAFLVNTAAPYLRAEAPADVRKAMMGAVSDLCYLTGYMAVDEGLHGLAQRYYLKALELAGASEDHLTFCTTLRGMSVQAVDMGHGAEAMRLADAAAAASPKAGPRMRAFLAGQQAHAAAQTGARVAARAYLREAEVAMEKAESQSKAFGSYDPSSLLYHTSQVRFVLGDVAGSIAAMQQSDNIRQSVYRRARVRHRCTLAERQLDLGHLEAACQTWTLALDDYPSLQSGRADERIKTMHSRIRPYLRNHAARDLFEKARLVTPAELLPR comes from the coding sequence GTGGCTACGCCGGAACCGAACGAGGGGCTTGAGCGCCTTTACCGGGAAACCGGCTGGACGCTGCGTCAGTTCGCGCAGGAGATCAACCGGCTAGGGACGGAACGTGGGACCCCCCTCCGATACCGAGAACCATCGGTGCACCAGTGGCTCAAGGGGCACAAGCCGAGAGAGGACGTGCGTCCGCTGATCTTGGAAGCCCTCGCCCGCAGGTTGCGCCGCCCCGTGACGGCCGGCGAGGCAGGGCTCCCCCCGGCGGCCGGAGATCAGCAAGCCGACCACCCCAGTACGGTGGAAGGGCTGTTAGATCTGGGGAGGCAGGACATGGACCCATCCCGTCGGAGCATTCTCGGGGTCGGCCTGTTCTCCGTCGCGCTGACAATTCCCAACTGGCCCGATGTCATCGGCCGAATGCAAGCCGTTCAGAAAGGCCATGTTCAGCGGATAGGGATGACGGACGTTCAAACCGTCGCCGCCATGACCGAGCGAATCTCTGACCTCGACGACCAGTTCGGCGGGCGGACCGCGCGGCCCATGGCTGCGGCATTCCTCGTGAACACAGCGGCCCCGTACCTACGCGCAGAGGCGCCGGCCGACGTGCGTAAGGCCATGATGGGTGCCGTCTCTGACCTCTGCTACCTCACGGGATACATGGCGGTGGACGAGGGGCTGCACGGATTGGCCCAGCGCTATTACCTCAAGGCGCTTGAGCTTGCCGGGGCTTCCGAGGATCACCTGACGTTCTGCACCACGCTGCGGGGCATGAGCGTTCAGGCCGTCGACATGGGGCACGGCGCGGAGGCGATGAGGCTTGCGGATGCCGCTGCTGCTGCCTCACCGAAAGCGGGCCCTCGAATGCGCGCGTTCCTTGCCGGACAGCAAGCCCATGCGGCAGCGCAGACGGGGGCGCGAGTGGCTGCCCGCGCATACCTCCGCGAAGCCGAAGTGGCCATGGAAAAGGCAGAGTCCCAGTCCAAGGCTTTCGGCTCGTACGACCCTTCCTCATTGCTCTACCACACGAGCCAAGTGCGCTTTGTGTTGGGCGATGTCGCCGGATCGATTGCGGCAATGCAGCAGTCGGACAACATCCGCCAGAGCGTCTATCGGCGCGCTCGCGTCCGGCACCGCTGCACCCTCGCTGAGCGTCAGCTCGACCTGGGCCACCTTGAGGCAGCCTGCCAGACTTGGACGCTCGCGCTGGACGACTACCCGAGTCTGCAATCCGGTCGGGCAGATGAGCGGATCAAAACCATGCACAGCCGCATTAGGCCGTACCTCAGGAATCACGCTGCCCGAGACCTTTTCGAGAAGGCGCGGTTGGTTACACCAGCGGAACTGCTTCCTCGATAG
- a CDS encoding YbaK/EbsC family protein, which produces MSTPEATPATPSEAHPRFAEALRELGLEVEVRRFPEATRTAAEAAAAIGCELSAIVKSLVFEADGVPVLVLVDGSSRVDVELVRRELCAAKVTRPGADLVRETTGYAIGGVPPFGHRTKTRVLADRGLLDHAVVWAAAGTPYTVFPLDPKTLIGHAGGTLVDVRERSE; this is translated from the coding sequence ATGAGTACACCCGAGGCCACTCCGGCCACCCCGTCCGAGGCCCACCCGCGCTTCGCCGAGGCCCTGCGCGAACTGGGCCTGGAGGTCGAGGTCCGCCGCTTCCCCGAGGCCACCCGCACAGCGGCGGAAGCCGCCGCCGCGATCGGCTGTGAGCTCAGCGCGATCGTGAAGTCGCTCGTCTTCGAGGCCGACGGCGTACCGGTGCTCGTCCTCGTGGACGGTTCCTCCCGGGTGGACGTGGAGCTGGTGCGCCGCGAACTGTGCGCGGCGAAGGTCACCCGCCCCGGGGCCGACCTGGTCAGGGAGACGACCGGGTACGCGATCGGGGGCGTGCCGCCCTTCGGCCACCGTACGAAGACCCGGGTCCTCGCCGACCGCGGACTGCTCGACCACGCGGTGGTGTGGGCGGCGGCGGGCACCCCGTACACCGTCTTCCCCCTCGACCCGAAGACCCTGATCGGGCACGCGGGCGGCACCCTCGTGGATGTGCGCGAGCGGAGCGAGTGA
- a CDS encoding penicillin-binding transpeptidase domain-containing protein has product MRSGGKVAVIGGVFAVMAGGALYGAYTVVGGGSEDDGLRATGTSSEVKTGPLSEAEIAGTSKDFLKAWAAGDATAASLLTNNEAGAAQLLTGYTEDAHVTKAVITPGAAVGSKVPYTVKATVSYEGTSKTLSYASELTVVRGLTSGKALVDWEPTVIHPQLTDGATLRTGQASTPEIEAVDRNDKVLDKETYPSLAPVLATLREKYGAKSGGTAGIETWIEPAGESAPKTTLLNLTKGKPGKLRTTIEAGAQAAAERAVMQFDQASVVAVQPSTGAISAVANNPVTDFNAAMQGKQAPGSTLKIVTAALLIEKGLVSANAPVECPKDVLYEGNTFHNLDHFLLPPTDTFTTSFARSCNTAFIKKIDEVADDSALGKEARDVFGIGLDWKTGIFSTDGSIPEAVGGEAAAQYIGQGTVQMNALNIASITATARNGTFRQPVIVPQSLDGRQLAKASRSLPGYVTAQLNTMMRATATWGTGKAAMASVGGDKGAKTGSAEVDGQSVSNSWFTGFSDDLAAAAVVQSGGHGGDAAGPVVAAVLRAGR; this is encoded by the coding sequence ATGCGCAGTGGGGGAAAGGTCGCCGTCATAGGCGGCGTGTTCGCAGTGATGGCCGGCGGCGCCTTATACGGCGCGTACACCGTGGTCGGGGGCGGCAGCGAGGACGACGGGCTGAGAGCCACGGGCACCTCTTCGGAGGTGAAGACCGGGCCGCTCAGCGAGGCGGAGATAGCCGGGACCTCGAAGGATTTCCTGAAGGCGTGGGCAGCCGGTGACGCGACGGCCGCGTCCCTGCTCACCAACAACGAGGCAGGCGCCGCACAGCTGCTCACCGGCTACACCGAGGACGCCCATGTCACCAAGGCCGTGATCACTCCGGGTGCCGCGGTGGGCTCGAAGGTGCCGTACACGGTGAAGGCGACGGTGTCGTACGAGGGCACGTCGAAGACCCTGTCGTACGCCTCCGAACTGACCGTGGTGCGGGGTCTGACCAGCGGCAAGGCACTCGTCGACTGGGAGCCCACGGTGATCCACCCGCAGCTGACCGACGGGGCGACGCTGCGGACGGGCCAGGCGTCGACGCCGGAGATCGAGGCCGTCGACCGCAACGACAAGGTCCTCGACAAGGAGACGTACCCGTCGCTGGCGCCGGTGCTGGCCACGCTGCGGGAGAAGTACGGGGCGAAGAGCGGCGGCACGGCGGGCATCGAGACCTGGATCGAACCGGCCGGGGAGTCGGCGCCGAAGACGACGCTGCTGAACCTGACGAAGGGGAAGCCCGGCAAGCTCCGGACGACGATCGAGGCCGGGGCCCAGGCGGCGGCCGAGCGGGCGGTGATGCAGTTCGACCAGGCGTCGGTGGTGGCGGTGCAGCCCTCGACGGGCGCGATCAGCGCGGTCGCCAACAACCCGGTGACTGACTTCAACGCGGCGATGCAGGGCAAGCAGGCGCCCGGCTCCACGCTGAAGATCGTGACGGCGGCGCTGCTGATCGAGAAGGGTCTCGTCTCCGCGAACGCCCCGGTCGAATGCCCCAAGGACGTGCTGTACGAGGGAAACACCTTCCACAACCTGGACCACTTCCTCCTCCCGCCGACCGACACGTTCACGACGAGCTTCGCGCGCTCCTGCAACACGGCCTTCATCAAGAAGATCGACGAGGTGGCCGACGACTCGGCGCTCGGCAAGGAGGCACGGGACGTCTTCGGGATCGGCCTCGACTGGAAGACCGGCATCTTCTCGACCGACGGCAGCATTCCCGAGGCGGTCGGCGGCGAAGCCGCGGCGCAGTACATCGGCCAGGGCACGGTACAGATGAACGCCCTCAACATCGCGTCCATCACCGCCACCGCCCGCAACGGCACCTTCCGCCAGCCGGTCATCGTGCCGCAGTCCCTGGACGGCCGGCAGCTCGCCAAGGCGTCCCGCTCGCTCCCGGGCTACGTCACCGCGCAGCTCAACACGATGATGCGGGCGACGGCGACCTGGGGCACCGGCAAGGCCGCCATGGCCTCGGTCGGCGGCGACAAGGGCGCCAAGACGGGCTCGGCGGAGGTCGACGGACAGAGCGTGTCCAACAGCTGGTTCACCGGATTCAGCGACGACCTGGCCGCAGCCGCGGTCGTCCAGTCGGGCGGCCACGGCGGCGACGCGGCGGGCCCGGTGGTGGCGGCGGTCCTGCGCGCCGGGCGCTGA
- a CDS encoding dolichyl-phosphate-mannose--protein mannosyltransferase produces the protein MTSTAPEARQGQDAGEPYGAQPPAWQQRLRRFGHVPRQETGLRERLVPPYTRPGRRFWAVLGAPPALAGRLVRWSAWGGPLLVALVAGLLRFWNLGKPDAVIFDETYYAKDAWALVNQGYEGAWPKDIDKSILADPSKVPIPVDPGYVVHPPVGKWIIGAGEQLFGFTPFGWRFMVAVLGTLSVLMLCRIGRRLFRSTFLGCLAGLLLAVDGLHFVMSRTALLDLVLMFFVLAAFGCLVADRDRARRRLADALPVDAEGVTRPDARIAKTLRLGWRPWRLAAGLMLGLAFGTKWNGLYILAAFGVMAVLWDVGARRTAGAVQPYVAVLRRDLLPAFLSTVPVAIGTYLVTWTGWIVTDKGYYRNWAATEGKGGSFTWLPDWLRSLWHYEYQVYEFHVGLTSGHTYESNPWSWIVLGRPVSYFYEEQAGCAASATGKCAREVLAIGTPMLWWASCFALLYVLWRWFFRRDWRAGAIACGVAAGWVPWFFYQERTIFLFYAVVFVPFLCLAVAMMTGALIGPAAEARTGKDPEDPGLPAGDPSGERRRTLGAVAAGILVLLIVWNFVYFWPLYTGTSLPDTSWRDRMWLDTWV, from the coding sequence GTGACGAGTACTGCACCCGAAGCGCGGCAGGGCCAGGACGCCGGGGAACCCTACGGTGCGCAGCCGCCTGCCTGGCAGCAGCGGCTGCGCCGCTTCGGCCACGTGCCCCGGCAGGAGACAGGGCTTCGTGAACGGCTGGTACCGCCGTACACACGTCCCGGACGCCGGTTCTGGGCGGTGCTCGGGGCGCCTCCGGCCCTGGCGGGCCGTCTGGTCCGCTGGTCCGCCTGGGGCGGACCGCTGCTGGTGGCGCTGGTCGCCGGGCTGCTGCGGTTCTGGAACCTCGGCAAGCCGGACGCGGTGATATTCGACGAGACGTACTACGCGAAGGACGCCTGGGCGCTCGTCAACCAGGGCTACGAGGGCGCCTGGCCCAAGGACATCGACAAGTCGATTCTCGCTGATCCTTCGAAGGTGCCGATCCCGGTGGATCCCGGCTATGTCGTCCATCCGCCGGTCGGCAAGTGGATCATCGGCGCCGGTGAGCAGCTCTTCGGCTTCACGCCGTTCGGCTGGCGCTTCATGGTGGCGGTGCTGGGCACGCTCTCCGTGCTGATGCTGTGCCGCATCGGCCGCAGACTGTTCCGCTCCACGTTCCTGGGCTGTCTGGCGGGGCTGCTGCTCGCCGTGGACGGACTGCACTTCGTGATGAGCCGCACCGCGCTGCTGGACCTGGTGCTGATGTTCTTCGTGCTCGCGGCCTTCGGATGCCTGGTGGCCGACCGGGACCGGGCGCGCCGCAGACTGGCGGACGCGCTGCCGGTCGACGCGGAGGGGGTCACGCGCCCCGACGCCCGGATCGCAAAGACGCTGCGACTGGGGTGGCGGCCGTGGCGGCTCGCGGCGGGCCTGATGCTGGGGCTCGCCTTCGGGACCAAGTGGAACGGTCTGTACATCCTGGCCGCGTTCGGTGTGATGGCGGTGCTGTGGGACGTGGGCGCGCGGCGCACGGCGGGTGCGGTGCAGCCGTACGTCGCCGTACTGCGCCGGGATCTGCTGCCCGCGTTCCTCTCCACGGTGCCGGTCGCGATCGGCACGTATCTCGTGACGTGGACGGGCTGGATCGTCACGGACAAGGGGTACTACCGGAACTGGGCGGCGACGGAGGGCAAGGGCGGCTCGTTCACCTGGCTGCCGGACTGGCTGCGCAGCCTGTGGCACTACGAGTACCAGGTGTACGAATTCCATGTCGGGCTGACGTCGGGGCACACGTACGAGTCCAATCCGTGGAGCTGGATCGTGCTCGGCCGCCCTGTCTCCTACTTCTACGAGGAGCAGGCGGGCTGCGCGGCGTCGGCGACCGGCAAGTGCGCGCGCGAGGTGCTGGCGATCGGCACTCCGATGCTGTGGTGGGCCTCGTGCTTCGCCCTGCTGTACGTGCTGTGGCGGTGGTTCTTCCGGCGTGACTGGCGGGCCGGCGCGATCGCGTGCGGGGTGGCGGCGGGCTGGGTGCCGTGGTTCTTCTACCAGGAGCGGACGATCTTCCTGTTCTACGCGGTCGTCTTCGTGCCGTTCCTGTGCCTGGCGGTCGCGATGATGACCGGCGCGCTGATCGGGCCCGCCGCGGAGGCCCGGACCGGGAAGGACCCGGAGGACCCTGGCCTGCCGGCCGGCGATCCGTCCGGAGAGCGCCGCCGGACGCTGGGGGCGGTGGCCGCGGGGATTCTGGTGCTGCTCATCGTGTGGAACTTCGTGTACTTCTGGCCGCTGTACACGGGCACGTCCCTCCCGGACACGTCCTGGCGGGACCGGATGTGGCTCGATACGTGGGTCTGA
- the rsmI gene encoding 16S rRNA (cytidine(1402)-2'-O)-methyltransferase, protein MAPVTGSTGTLVLAGTPIGDMADAPPRLAAELSTADIVAAEDTRRLRRLTQALGIRTTGRVVSYFEGNETARTPELVEALAAGARVLLVTDAGMPSVSDPGYRLVAAAVEKDIKVTAVPGPSAVLTALALSGLPVDRFCFEGFLPRKAGERLGKLREVAGERRTMVFFEAPHRLDDTLAAMAEVFGADRRAAVCRELTKTYEEVKRGPLGELAVWAAEGVRGEITVVVEGATASGDEGLDAEELVRRVQVREEAGERRKEAIAAVAADAGLPKREVFDAVVAAKNAARTAPAEGKH, encoded by the coding sequence ATGGCTCCTGTGACTGGATCGACTGGAACGCTGGTACTCGCAGGAACCCCCATCGGCGACATGGCGGACGCTCCGCCACGACTCGCCGCCGAGTTGTCGACGGCCGACATCGTCGCCGCCGAGGACACCCGGCGGCTGCGCCGTCTCACCCAGGCGCTGGGGATCCGGACCACGGGGCGTGTCGTCTCCTACTTCGAGGGCAACGAGACGGCCCGTACGCCGGAACTCGTCGAGGCACTGGCCGCAGGCGCCCGCGTCCTGCTCGTCACCGACGCCGGAATGCCGTCCGTCTCCGACCCGGGCTACCGGCTCGTCGCCGCGGCCGTGGAGAAGGACATCAAGGTCACCGCCGTTCCGGGACCCTCGGCCGTGCTGACCGCGCTCGCGCTGTCCGGTCTGCCCGTGGACCGTTTCTGCTTCGAGGGCTTCCTGCCGCGCAAGGCGGGTGAACGCCTCGGCAAGCTCCGTGAGGTCGCCGGCGAGCGCCGCACGATGGTCTTCTTCGAGGCCCCGCACCGGCTCGACGACACCCTCGCGGCGATGGCCGAGGTGTTCGGAGCGGACCGCAGGGCGGCCGTGTGCCGCGAGCTGACCAAGACGTACGAGGAAGTGAAGCGCGGCCCGTTGGGGGAGCTCGCCGTCTGGGCGGCCGAGGGCGTACGCGGCGAGATCACCGTCGTCGTCGAGGGCGCCACGGCCTCCGGCGACGAGGGCCTGGACGCCGAGGAGCTGGTGCGCAGGGTGCAGGTGCGCGAGGAGGCGGGGGAGCGCCGCAAGGAGGCCATCGCCGCCGTCGCCGCCGACGCGGGCCTTCCCAAGCGCGAGGTGTTCGATGCGGTGGTAGCGGCAAAGAACGCGGCTCGAACTGCCCCCGCCGAGGGCAAGCATTAA
- a CDS encoding TatD family hydrolase: MSRTEAPPLPEPLRVPVADSHTHLDMQDGTVEEALARAAAVNVTTVVQVGCDVAGSRWAAETAAAHAAVHASVALHPNEAPRIVHGDPQGTARQGVREPGGKAALDEALAEIDALAALDHVRGVGETGLDHFRTGPEGMAAQEESFRAHIEIAKRHGKALVIHDREAHADVLRVLADAGAPERTVFHCYSGDADMARICADAGYFMSFAGNVTFKNAQPLRDALAVAPTELVLVETDAPFLTPAPYRGRPNAPYLIPVTLRAMAEVKGVGEDVLAAAIADNTARAFDY; encoded by the coding sequence ATGAGCCGTACGGAAGCCCCGCCACTGCCCGAGCCCCTGCGGGTGCCGGTCGCCGATTCGCACACCCACCTCGACATGCAGGACGGAACCGTCGAGGAGGCCCTGGCCAGGGCCGCCGCCGTCAATGTGACGACCGTGGTCCAGGTCGGCTGCGACGTGGCGGGCTCGCGCTGGGCCGCCGAGACCGCGGCGGCCCACGCCGCCGTGCACGCGTCCGTCGCCCTTCACCCCAACGAGGCGCCCCGCATCGTGCACGGCGACCCGCAGGGCACCGCGCGCCAGGGCGTCAGGGAGCCGGGCGGGAAGGCGGCGCTCGACGAAGCGCTCGCCGAGATCGACGCGCTGGCCGCCCTCGACCACGTACGCGGCGTCGGCGAGACGGGCCTCGACCACTTCCGTACGGGCCCCGAGGGCATGGCCGCCCAGGAGGAGTCCTTCCGCGCCCACATCGAGATCGCCAAACGCCACGGCAAGGCCCTCGTCATCCACGACCGCGAGGCGCACGCGGACGTCCTGCGCGTCCTCGCCGACGCCGGCGCCCCCGAGCGGACCGTCTTCCACTGCTACTCCGGCGACGCCGACATGGCCCGGATCTGCGCGGACGCCGGCTACTTCATGTCCTTCGCGGGCAACGTCACCTTCAAGAACGCCCAGCCGCTGCGCGACGCCCTGGCCGTCGCGCCGACGGAGCTGGTCCTGGTCGAGACGGACGCCCCCTTCCTGACCCCCGCCCCGTACCGCGGACGACCCAACGCGCCCTATCTCATCCCGGTCACGCTGCGCGCGATGGCCGAGGTGAAGGGCGTCGGCGAGGACGTCCTGGCAGCGGCGATCGCGGACAACACGGCACGCGCATTCGACTACTGA
- a CDS encoding ubiquitin-like domain-containing protein, which yields MSNSQGSHRAGRGGRRSSAAPVAAAPPVSLHEEPTLVDASWAGTAVHDPTMVDTPLVPRQTAGTEGATGRAATVGGGGGRATGTGRATGTGRGSRRRKSTRSTAGAEGLRRFVPQALVVAFLAGGTSAFVVHDKAIRLSVDGKPRTLHTFADDVGELLKDEGVAIGEHDLVAPAPGAELDSGDEVVVRYGRPVTLTLDGHRRQVWTTAETVDEALRQFGVRAEGAYLSASRSSRIGRSGLTLDIRTERTVTFMADGRERTLRTNASTVREAVAQAGITLRNQDTTSVSPDSFPRDGQTISVMRVTDSREVREETIPYKVERSDDATLAAGTEVVERNGRNGVRRVTYALRTVNGVKHKPRRTGEETLREPVSRIVRVGTKKLPDSVAGADGLNWSGLAACESGGRADAVDPSGTYGGLYQFDTQTWQSLGGTGRPQDAPASEQTYRAKKLYAQRGASPWPHCGSRLSG from the coding sequence GTGAGCAATTCGCAGGGCAGTCACCGTGCAGGGCGCGGCGGTCGTCGGTCGTCGGCCGCACCGGTCGCCGCCGCACCCCCCGTCTCCCTCCACGAAGAGCCGACGCTCGTGGACGCGTCGTGGGCCGGCACGGCCGTCCATGACCCGACCATGGTCGACACCCCCCTGGTGCCCCGTCAGACGGCAGGCACCGAAGGCGCCACCGGTCGCGCGGCCACCGTCGGCGGCGGTGGCGGACGTGCCACCGGCACCGGGCGTGCGACCGGCACCGGTCGTGGCTCCAGGCGCCGCAAGAGCACCCGGAGCACCGCGGGCGCCGAGGGCCTGCGAAGATTCGTTCCGCAGGCCCTGGTCGTCGCGTTCCTGGCCGGCGGCACCTCGGCGTTCGTCGTCCACGACAAGGCCATCCGGCTGAGCGTCGACGGGAAGCCCCGCACCCTGCACACCTTCGCCGACGACGTCGGTGAACTCCTCAAGGACGAGGGCGTCGCCATCGGCGAACACGACCTCGTGGCCCCGGCCCCCGGAGCCGAACTGGACAGTGGCGACGAGGTCGTCGTCCGCTACGGGCGCCCCGTCACGCTCACCCTCGACGGCCACCGCCGCCAGGTGTGGACCACCGCCGAGACCGTCGACGAGGCCCTGCGCCAGTTCGGGGTACGCGCCGAGGGGGCGTACCTCTCGGCCTCCCGCTCCTCCAGGATCGGCCGCAGCGGCCTGACCCTCGACATCCGCACCGAACGCACCGTGACGTTCATGGCCGACGGCCGAGAACGCACTCTGCGTACCAACGCCTCCACCGTCCGCGAGGCCGTCGCCCAGGCCGGTATCACGCTGCGGAACCAGGACACCACCTCCGTGTCCCCCGACAGCTTCCCGCGCGACGGCCAGACGATCTCCGTCATGCGGGTCACCGACTCCCGCGAAGTGCGCGAGGAGACCATCCCGTACAAGGTCGAGCGCAGCGACGACGCCACCCTGGCCGCCGGCACGGAGGTCGTCGAACGCAACGGGCGCAACGGCGTCCGCCGTGTCACCTACGCCCTGCGCACCGTCAACGGCGTCAAGCACAAACCGCGCAGGACCGGCGAGGAGACCCTGCGCGAACCGGTCAGCCGGATCGTGCGCGTCGGGACCAAGAAGCTCCCGGACTCGGTGGCGGGCGCCGACGGCCTGAACTGGAGCGGGCTCGCCGCCTGCGAGTCCGGCGGCCGCGCGGACGCCGTCGACCCCAGCGGTACGTACGGCGGGCTCTACCAGTTCGACACCCAGACCTGGCAGTCCCTCGGCGGCACCGGAAGACCCCAGGACGCCCCCGCCTCCGAGCAGACGTACCGGGCGAAGAAGCTCTACGCGCAGCGGGGGGCGAGTCCGTGGCCGCACTGCGGCAGTAGGCTCAGTGGGTGA
- the rsmA gene encoding 16S rRNA (adenine(1518)-N(6)/adenine(1519)-N(6))-dimethyltransferase RsmA produces MSSTEPDALLGPADIRDLAAKLGVRPTKQRGQNFVIDANTVRRIVRTAEVRPDDVVVEVGPGLGSLTLALLEAADRVVAVEIDDVLAGALPATVVARMPERADRFALVHSDAMLVRELPGPPPTALVANLPYNVAVPVLLTMLERFPSIERTLVMVQAEVADRLAAKPGNKVYGVPSVKANWYADVKRAGSIGRKVFWPAPNVDSGLVSLVRRAEPVRTSASRTEVFAVVDAAFAQRRKTLRAALAGWAGSAPAAEAALVAAGVSPQARGEALTVEEFAAIAENKPQSTPEPSA; encoded by the coding sequence GTGAGCAGCACTGAGCCCGACGCCCTCCTGGGCCCCGCAGACATCCGCGACCTGGCAGCGAAACTGGGCGTACGCCCCACCAAGCAGCGCGGTCAGAACTTCGTCATCGACGCCAACACCGTCCGCCGGATCGTGCGCACCGCCGAGGTGCGCCCCGACGACGTCGTGGTCGAGGTGGGGCCCGGACTGGGTTCGCTGACCCTGGCGCTGCTGGAGGCCGCGGACAGGGTCGTCGCCGTCGAGATCGACGACGTGCTCGCGGGGGCGCTGCCGGCCACGGTCGTGGCCCGGATGCCGGAGCGCGCCGACCGGTTCGCGCTCGTCCACTCCGACGCCATGCTGGTCCGCGAGCTGCCGGGCCCGCCGCCCACCGCGCTGGTGGCCAACCTGCCGTACAACGTGGCCGTGCCGGTCCTGCTCACCATGCTGGAGCGCTTCCCGAGCATCGAGCGGACCCTGGTGATGGTGCAGGCCGAGGTCGCCGACCGGCTGGCAGCCAAGCCGGGCAACAAGGTCTACGGTGTGCCGTCGGTCAAGGCCAACTGGTACGCCGACGTCAAGCGCGCCGGGTCCATCGGCCGCAAGGTCTTCTGGCCCGCGCCGAACGTCGACTCGGGGCTGGTGTCGCTGGTGCGGCGCGCGGAGCCGGTCAGGACCAGCGCGAGCCGTACCGAGGTCTTCGCGGTCGTCGACGCCGCGTTCGCGCAGCGCCGCAAGACGCTGCGCGCCGCCCTGGCGGGCTGGGCGGGTTCCGCGCCCGCCGCCGAGGCCGCGCTCGTGGCGGCCGGTGTCTCGCCGCAGGCCCGCGGCGAGGCACTGACGGTCGAGGAGTTCGCCGCGATCGCCGAGAACAAGCCGCAGAGCACGCCGGAGCCGTCCGCATGA